The Maylandia zebra isolate NMK-2024a linkage group LG4, Mzebra_GT3a, whole genome shotgun sequence genome includes a window with the following:
- the ypel3 gene encoding protein yippee-like 3: MVKLTKAKTFQAYLDSCHRRYSCVHCRAHLANHDDLISKSFQGSQGRAYLFNSVVNVGCGPAEERLLLTGLHAVADIYCENCHTTLGWKYEQAFELSQKYKEGKYIIELSHMIKDNGWD, from the exons ATGGTGAAGCTGACAAAAGCCAAGACGTTCCAGGCGTATCTGGACTCCTGCCACCGCCGTTACAGCTGTGTGCACTGTCGCGCCCATCTGGCCAATCATGACGATCTTATCTCCAAG TCTTTCCAAGGCAGCCAGGGCCGAGCCTACCTCTTCAACTCTGT GGTCAATGTCGGCTGCGGCCCTGCTGAGGAGAGACTGCTGCTCACGGGACTTCATGCTGTGGCCGACATCTACTGCGAAAACTGTCACACCACGTTGGGCTGGAAATAT GAACAGGCCTTTGAACTGAGTCAGAAGTACAAGGAGGGGAAGTACATCATCGAGCTGTCCCACATGATAAAGGACAACGGTTGGGACTGA
- the atp6v0ca gene encoding ATPase H+ transporting V0 subunit ca: MSSEESPEYSPFFAVMGASAAMVFSALGAAYGTAKSGTGIAAMSVMRPELIMKSIIPVVMAGIIAIYGLVVAVLIANNISERVSLYKSFLHLGAGLSVGLSGLAAGFAIGIVGDAGVRGTAQQPRLFVGMILILIFAEVLGLYGLIVALILSTK; encoded by the exons ATGTCTtctgaggagagccccgagtACTCGCCTTTCTTCGCCGTGATGGGTGCCTCTGCGGCCATGGTCTTCAGCG CGTTAGGAGCAGCGTATGGGACGGCAAAGAGCGGCACAGGCATCGCTGCCATGTCTGTGATGCGGCCAGAGCTCATCATGAAGTCTATCATTCCTGTAGTCATGGCAGGTATCATTGCCATCTACGGGCTGGTGGTGGCTGTGCTGATAGCGAACAACATATCTGAGAGAGTCTCTCTTTACAA GAGTTTCCTGCATCTCGGTGCCGGTCTGAGCGTTGGCCTGAGCGGCCTGGCGGCCGGGTTCGCCATCGGCATCGTGGGTGACGCCGGCGTGAGAGGGACCGCTCAGCAGCCTCGGCTGTTCGTGGGCATGATCCTGATCCTGATCTTTGCCGAGGTGCTGGGTCTTTACGGGCTCATTGTGGCCCTCATCCTATCTACAAAATAA